The following coding sequences lie in one Steroidobacter denitrificans genomic window:
- a CDS encoding peptide MFS transporter, with the protein MTHSTNPGTNQDVDGEAAMHAASGYAASGPQFLGHPRGLATLFFTEMWERFTYYGMRALLVLFLADTARGGFGLEDKIATAIYGLYISASYILCLPGGWIADRLIGARRAVWHGGILIAIGNALLAIGSSTPTFYGGLMVIVCGVGLLKPNVSTMVADLYPEGGGRRDAGFTIFYMGINLGAFLGPIITGLLAQHYGWRPAFAAGSILMIAGLIQYRAFQHHLGEAGLRISDAHGTHTAVATRRGWLTVGALAAGLVLVYLLVLTGVVRIDPLTLAQTAGVLLAVIAIGYFAYMFLFAGLNGVERKRMLVILFLFVGCALFWAGFEQTGASLNLFAERYVDRTIDAFDFVIPTAWFQSLNAVFILIFATPFSMLWVALAKRNLDPSAPAKFGLGLVLLGLGFLFMVAAASIVARGEQAMPYLLVLTYLLHTYGELCLSPVGLSYVTKLAPSRFVSQMMGVWFLATSVGNLSAGLLSGMFETDNLAAMPAQFMNFVYFIVGAGVLLLLLSRPVKKLMGGIK; encoded by the coding sequence ATGACTCATAGTACTAACCCGGGCACGAATCAGGACGTCGACGGCGAAGCAGCCATGCATGCCGCATCAGGGTACGCCGCATCGGGCCCGCAATTCCTGGGACACCCCCGCGGATTGGCCACGCTGTTTTTCACGGAGATGTGGGAACGCTTCACCTACTACGGGATGCGAGCCCTGCTGGTGCTGTTCCTTGCCGATACCGCCCGAGGCGGCTTCGGCCTGGAGGACAAGATCGCCACGGCGATCTACGGGCTGTATATCTCGGCTTCCTACATCCTGTGCCTGCCCGGCGGATGGATTGCCGACCGGTTGATCGGCGCGCGCCGCGCGGTCTGGCATGGCGGCATCCTGATCGCGATCGGCAACGCATTGCTGGCCATCGGCTCGAGCACGCCGACCTTCTATGGCGGCCTGATGGTCATCGTATGCGGTGTGGGCCTGCTGAAGCCGAATGTCAGCACCATGGTCGCCGACCTGTATCCGGAAGGCGGCGGGCGGCGCGATGCGGGCTTCACGATCTTCTACATGGGCATCAATCTCGGCGCCTTCCTGGGCCCGATCATCACCGGCCTGCTCGCCCAGCACTATGGCTGGCGTCCGGCATTCGCCGCCGGATCGATTCTGATGATCGCAGGGCTCATCCAGTACCGGGCTTTCCAGCATCATCTGGGCGAGGCCGGCCTGCGCATCAGCGACGCGCACGGCACCCACACCGCCGTCGCGACGCGACGCGGCTGGCTGACCGTGGGCGCATTGGCCGCCGGACTGGTACTGGTGTATCTGCTGGTACTCACCGGCGTGGTGAGGATCGATCCGCTGACCTTGGCGCAGACGGCCGGTGTATTGCTGGCAGTCATCGCGATCGGCTACTTCGCCTATATGTTCCTGTTCGCGGGTCTGAACGGTGTGGAACGGAAGCGGATGCTGGTCATCCTGTTTCTGTTTGTCGGCTGCGCCTTGTTCTGGGCGGGTTTCGAGCAAACCGGCGCATCACTCAACCTGTTCGCGGAACGCTATGTGGATCGCACCATCGATGCATTCGATTTCGTGATCCCGACTGCCTGGTTCCAATCCTTGAATGCGGTCTTCATCCTCATCTTCGCCACGCCGTTCTCGATGCTTTGGGTAGCGTTGGCAAAGCGCAACCTGGATCCGTCGGCACCGGCAAAATTCGGCCTGGGACTGGTCCTGCTCGGCCTGGGCTTCCTGTTCATGGTGGCGGCAGCCAGCATCGTCGCCCGCGGCGAACAGGCCATGCCCTACCTGCTGGTGCTGACCTATCTGCTGCATACCTACGGTGAGCTATGCTTGAGTCCGGTGGGCTTGAGCTATGTGACCAAGCTGGCGCCCAGCCGCTTCGTCTCGCAAATGATGGGTGTGTGGTTCCTGGCCACCTCGGTAGGGAATCTTTCCGCCGGGTTGCTCAGCGGCATGTTCGAGACCGACAACCTGGCGGCCATGCCTGCGCAGTTCATGAACTTCGTGTATTTCATCGTCGGCGCCGGCGTACTGCTGCTGTTGTTGAGCAGGCCGGTGAAGAAACTCATGGGCGGTATAAAGTGA
- a CDS encoding OPT family oligopeptide transporter translates to MQNHSVNAAPLPQLTRRAIVLSIILAMILAAANTYLGLFAGLTIATAIPAAVVSMAVLRVLGGGHILENNIVQTGASAGSSIAAGVIFTVPALVILGYWDDFKYSWVLAIAGLGGVLGVLFSVPLRRSLIVDQQLAFPEGKAAAEVLKAGEHPEQGIRVLAGAASIGALAKLIAASGLRLVPDTAAHAGFIGKAIGYLGTNLSPALLGVGYIVGLNIGIVVVAGGILSWNVAIPVYSAFFLDTDPLLAARIAGSDAEGAAGMIWSAQIRYLGVGAMLIGGIWTLIALRKSLLSGVRSGLAATRAGAMKAIAHTEQDLPMKAVLIGLLIFTLPLALLYQAIVADFTVSLPMTLIMIVTGFLFSSVSAYMAGLVGSSNNPVSGITIGTILFASLVLTFLMGRDAALGPVAAIMIGAVVCCAAAIAGDNLQDLKCGYLVGATPWRQQLMLAIGAISCALVMAPVLNLLAKAYGIGVPTASHPNPLLAPQATLMASVAKGLFGGELPWNMIWIGVGIGVVIIAIDELQKKRGSSFRVPVLAAAVGIYLPLDLTVPIFLGGLFAHWVERTTGTHRDPDAAEKVHRKGVLFSAGLITGEALMGILIAVPIVTAGRSDILALPAGLQFGEVPGLAIFAAIGYLLYRVARSGAYEALCEGR, encoded by the coding sequence GTGCAGAATCATTCCGTAAACGCTGCACCCCTACCTCAACTCACCCGCCGCGCGATCGTTCTATCGATCATCCTGGCGATGATCCTGGCTGCTGCGAATACCTATCTCGGTCTATTCGCGGGATTGACGATCGCAACAGCCATACCGGCCGCAGTGGTATCGATGGCCGTGCTGCGTGTGCTGGGCGGCGGCCATATCCTGGAGAACAACATCGTGCAGACGGGCGCATCGGCAGGTTCATCGATCGCCGCCGGTGTGATCTTCACGGTGCCGGCATTGGTGATCCTGGGTTACTGGGACGACTTCAAATATTCCTGGGTACTGGCGATTGCCGGCCTCGGCGGCGTACTGGGTGTATTGTTTTCGGTACCGCTGCGCCGTTCGCTGATCGTCGATCAACAACTTGCCTTCCCGGAAGGCAAAGCGGCAGCAGAAGTGCTCAAGGCCGGCGAACACCCGGAGCAAGGCATCCGTGTGCTGGCAGGCGCAGCGAGCATAGGTGCCCTGGCAAAGCTGATCGCCGCAAGCGGATTGCGATTGGTGCCGGATACCGCCGCACATGCCGGTTTCATCGGCAAGGCGATCGGCTATCTTGGTACGAATCTGTCGCCGGCACTGCTCGGCGTGGGCTATATCGTCGGCCTCAATATCGGCATCGTGGTCGTCGCCGGCGGCATCCTGTCCTGGAATGTCGCGATTCCCGTCTATAGTGCCTTTTTCCTGGACACCGATCCGCTTCTGGCCGCACGCATCGCCGGTAGCGACGCTGAAGGCGCGGCCGGCATGATCTGGAGCGCGCAGATCCGCTATCTCGGTGTCGGGGCAATGCTGATCGGCGGCATCTGGACCCTGATAGCACTGCGCAAATCACTGCTTTCCGGGGTACGCAGCGGTCTGGCAGCGACCCGCGCGGGTGCCATGAAGGCGATTGCACACACCGAACAGGATCTGCCGATGAAGGCCGTGCTGATCGGACTGCTGATCTTCACCTTGCCGCTGGCCCTTCTATACCAAGCGATCGTTGCCGATTTTACAGTCTCGCTGCCGATGACCCTCATCATGATCGTCACGGGCTTCCTGTTCAGCTCCGTCTCCGCCTACATGGCCGGGCTGGTGGGTTCTTCGAATAATCCCGTTTCGGGAATCACGATCGGCACGATCTTGTTTGCTTCGCTGGTGTTGACATTCCTGATGGGACGCGACGCCGCTTTGGGGCCGGTTGCGGCGATCATGATCGGTGCCGTCGTGTGCTGCGCGGCGGCGATCGCCGGTGACAATCTGCAGGATCTCAAGTGCGGCTACCTCGTTGGAGCGACGCCCTGGCGACAACAGCTTATGCTGGCGATCGGCGCCATTTCCTGCGCACTGGTCATGGCACCCGTGCTCAATCTGCTTGCCAAGGCCTACGGCATCGGAGTACCTACTGCATCGCATCCCAATCCGCTGCTGGCACCACAAGCAACCCTGATGGCCTCGGTGGCAAAGGGCTTGTTCGGTGGCGAACTCCCTTGGAACATGATCTGGATCGGCGTAGGCATCGGTGTCGTGATCATTGCCATCGACGAGCTGCAAAAAAAACGCGGCTCGAGTTTCCGAGTGCCGGTACTGGCTGCAGCCGTCGGCATCTATCTGCCGCTGGATCTCACAGTGCCGATTTTCCTGGGTGGTCTGTTCGCGCATTGGGTGGAACGCACTACGGGTACACATCGAGATCCAGACGCTGCTGAAAAAGTGCATCGTAAGGGTGTGCTGTTCTCGGCAGGCCTGATCACCGGCGAAGCGCTCATGGGCATCCTGATCGCAGTGCCGATCGTCACCGCCGGCAGATCGGACATCCTGGCACTACCGGCCGGCCTACAGTTCGGCGAGGTGCCGGGCCTGGCGATTTTTGCGGCGATCGGCTATCTGCTGTATCGCGTCGCGCGTTCCGGAGCATACGAAGCGCTGTGTGAGGGCAGGTGA
- a CDS encoding phage holin family protein, producing MTGFFLRVAIVALGLWLAAKIFVGLNFDGPGTLLAAALLLGIVNAVIRPVAVILTLPLTLVTLGLFLIVINAGMLALVAWMLSGFQISSFWTAVGGSLIVSLTSWLASGLIGNSGRVEIISWR from the coding sequence ATGACCGGATTCTTTCTACGTGTCGCAATCGTGGCGCTGGGTCTGTGGCTGGCCGCGAAGATCTTCGTCGGCCTGAATTTCGATGGTCCCGGTACCTTGCTGGCCGCCGCGCTGCTGCTGGGCATCGTCAATGCGGTGATCCGGCCGGTTGCCGTGATCCTGACCTTGCCGCTGACTCTGGTGACACTGGGTCTGTTCCTGATCGTCATCAACGCCGGTATGCTCGCCCTGGTGGCGTGGATGCTGAGCGGTTTTCAGATCAGCAGCTTCTGGACCGCGGTCGGCGGTTCGCTGATCGTCAGTCTGACTTCCTGGCTTGCTTCCGGACTGATCGGCAACAGTGGCAGAGTCGAGATCATCAGCTGGCGCTAG